From a single Solenopsis invicta isolate M01_SB chromosome 4, UNIL_Sinv_3.0, whole genome shotgun sequence genomic region:
- the LOC105193749 gene encoding uncharacterized protein LOC105193749 isoform X2, whose protein sequence is MGLTVSVMHLSIKNTIFLQYVNRLLVTLLQLEANDKVERLLNNALYSNLHLKLSTKEKIYASQKFKLVEEPLLNSFICMFPDLKDNCVDELSNEVMLNKLLELSAKSAYIFQLMFNFLKELLVELQYASAVLNFIDSMIKRVSICCENQNKDILDLYPRKLHFCIILLKIKPKYHTMQTQKYTLQIMKQIYDKNKNVSLILMSHFLEWLECFTYYITNNVQN, encoded by the coding sequence ATGGGTTTAACTGTTTCTGTAATGCACCTGTCgattaaaaataccatttttttacaatatgtcAATCGATTGCTTGTGACACTTTTACAACTGGAAGCAAATGATAAAGTTGAAAGACTATTAAATAATGCTCTATACTCAAATTTGCATCTTAAATTATCcacaaaggaaaaaatatatgcttcacagaaatttaaattagtAGAAGAACCTTTGCTCAATAGTTTTATATGCATGTTTCCCGATTTAAAGGATAATTGTGTAGATGAATTAAGTAACGAAGTAATGctaaacaaattattagaaCTTAGCGCTAAGTCTGCatacatttttcaattgatgtttaattttttaaaagaactaTTAGTTGAGCTGCAATATGCATCTGCAGTCCTAAATTTCATAGATTCAATGATAAAGCGAGTATCTATTTGTTgtgaaaatcaaaataaagatatattggATCTTTATCCCAGGAAACtgcatttttgtataattttattaaaaataaagccgAAGTACCATACGATGCAGACacaaaaatatactttgcagattatgaaacaaatttatgataaaaataagaatgtttcattaattttaatgtccCACTTTCTTGAGTGGTTAGAgtgttttacatattatattactaataatgtacaaaattaa
- the LOC105193749 gene encoding uncharacterized protein LOC105193749 isoform X1 → MRARMRMCVLFYIDMDADILRAILKSWDYADNVQSEEYKYVPKKTLLCIQSDTVLSTLCTSLSNLLCYKISKEAYQRYSVRLLIIDVLRNWCRTTNNFKHLKIFTCKGNNLRFTSILLDKYLADDILNEHYTVDTLMGLTVSVMHLSIKNTIFLQYVNRLLVTLLQLEANDKVERLLNNALYSNLHLKLSTKEKIYASQKFKLVEEPLLNSFICMFPDLKDNCVDELSNEVMLNKLLELSAKSAYIFQLMFNFLKELLVELQYASAVLNFIDSMIKRVSICCENQNKDILDLYPRKLHFCIILLKIKPKYHTMQTQKYTLQIMKQIYDKNKNVSLILMSHFLEWLECFTYYITNNVQN, encoded by the exons ATGCGCGCGCGGATGCGCATGTGTGTTCTCTTTTATATTGATATGGATGCAGATATATTAAGAGCAATATTAAAAAGTTGGGATTATGCAGACAATGTTCAATCAGAGGAATACAAGTATGTGCCAAAGAAAACTTTGCTTTGCATACAATCTGATACAGTATTGAGTACTTTATGTACATCATTGAGCAATcttttgtgttataaaatatcCAAGGAAGCTTATCAACGTTATTCAGTTCGATTGTTGATAATC GATGTTTTACGGAATTGGTGCAGAACAACaaacaattttaaacatttgaagATATTTACGTGTAAAGGAAATAACTTGAGATTTACGAGTATTCTTTTAGACAAATATCTCGCAGATGACATCTTGAATGAACACTACACAGTGGACACTTTGATGGGTTTAACTGTTTCTGTAATGCACCTGTCgattaaaaataccatttttttacaatatgtcAATCGATTGCTTGTGACACTTTTACAACTGGAAGCAAATGATAAAGTTGAAAGACTATTAAATAATGCTCTATACTCAAATTTGCATCTTAAATTATCcacaaaggaaaaaatatatgcttcacagaaatttaaattagtAGAAGAACCTTTGCTCAATAGTTTTATATGCATGTTTCCCGATTTAAAGGATAATTGTGTAGATGAATTAAGTAACGAAGTAATGctaaacaaattattagaaCTTAGCGCTAAGTCTGCatacatttttcaattgatgtttaattttttaaaagaactaTTAGTTGAGCTGCAATATGCATCTGCAGTCCTAAATTTCATAGATTCAATGATAAAGCGAGTATCTATTTGTTgtgaaaatcaaaataaagatatattggATCTTTATCCCAGGAAACtgcatttttgtataattttattaaaaataaagccgAAGTACCATACGATGCAGACacaaaaatatactttgcagattatgaaacaaatttatgataaaaataagaatgtttcattaattttaatgtccCACTTTCTTGAGTGGTTAGAgtgttttacatattatattactaataatgtacaaaattaa
- the LOC105193749 gene encoding uncharacterized protein LOC105193749 isoform X3, with translation MRARMRMCVLFYIDMDADILRAILKSWDYADNVQSEEYKYVPKKTLLCIQSDTVLSTLCTSLSNLLCYKISKEAYQRYSVRLLIICDYVIGCFTELVQNNKQF, from the exons ATGCGCGCGCGGATGCGCATGTGTGTTCTCTTTTATATTGATATGGATGCAGATATATTAAGAGCAATATTAAAAAGTTGGGATTATGCAGACAATGTTCAATCAGAGGAATACAAGTATGTGCCAAAGAAAACTTTGCTTTGCATACAATCTGATACAGTATTGAGTACTTTATGTACATCATTGAGCAATcttttgtgttataaaatatcCAAGGAAGCTTATCAACGTTATTCAGTTCGATTGTTGATAATC TGTGATTATGTTATAGGATGTTTTACGGAATTGGTGCAGAACAACaaacaattttaa